In Candidatus Korarchaeota archaeon NZ13-K, one genomic interval encodes:
- a CDS encoding DUF2813 domain-containing protein, whose translation MLVESLELHELRGIRRLSKPLELTEFNVLIGRNNVGKTAILEALYLLRMPFATYPLPPYGEDLPTLLSKLHGGPSSLIYGYAGEARII comes from the coding sequence ATGTTGGTTGAGAGCCTAGAGCTTCACGAGCTCAGAGGTATAAGAAGGCTTTCCAAACCTTTGGAGCTGACTGAGTTCAATGTGCTCATAGGCAGGAACAACGTGGGAAAAACTGCGATTCTGGAAGCTCTTTACCTTCTGAGAATGCCCTTTGCAACTTATCCCCTTCCACCCTACGGAGAAGATTTACCAACGCTTCTGTCAAAGCTTCACGGTGGTCCCTCCTCCCTGATCTATGGGTATGCTGGGGAGGCACGAATAATCTA